The following coding sequences are from one Bradyrhizobium sp. WSM471 window:
- a CDS encoding AI-2E family transporter, whose product MKTLRQIFSGDEIIQLLIRLGLLGLLLIWALLLVRPFVPILAWSVVLAAALNPVFRRLSDILGGRPKLAATILTLINLAVVIGPATWLGLGAVDGITDLAAQMTAGELHVPSPPQSLKDWPIVGPQLFDLWDQATTNLRSLLRPVLPYLKPFAATLLGFAGNAGVGTVKFLLSVAVAGVLFPYGPQLVAAGRGFLSRIVPDQSEHFLDLAGATIRAVAQGVIGVAVIQALLAGIGFKLAGIASAGLLAFVVLLLSIVQIGGTIVILPVIIWIWTDKEFSIALLLTLFLVAVAVLDNVLKPLVMGRGLTTPALVILIGVIGGTLFHGILGLFIGPIILSVVWELTVAWIRTEGAAPVQLAAKR is encoded by the coding sequence GTGAAAACACTCCGCCAGATATTCTCCGGAGACGAGATCATCCAGCTTTTGATCCGGCTGGGATTGCTGGGGCTGTTGCTCATCTGGGCGCTCCTCCTGGTCCGCCCATTCGTGCCGATATTGGCCTGGAGTGTCGTGCTCGCCGCTGCGCTGAACCCGGTGTTTCGGCGCCTCAGTGACATTCTCGGAGGACGACCGAAGCTTGCAGCGACGATCCTCACGCTCATCAATCTCGCGGTTGTGATCGGGCCCGCGACGTGGCTGGGCCTCGGAGCGGTCGACGGCATCACCGATCTCGCAGCCCAAATGACGGCTGGTGAACTGCATGTTCCATCCCCGCCGCAGTCTCTCAAGGACTGGCCCATCGTCGGGCCTCAACTGTTCGATCTCTGGGACCAGGCGACGACCAATCTCCGGTCGCTCTTGCGCCCAGTGCTGCCCTATCTAAAGCCATTTGCGGCCACCCTGCTTGGCTTTGCCGGCAATGCCGGCGTGGGAACGGTCAAGTTTCTGCTGTCGGTAGCGGTGGCTGGGGTGCTGTTTCCCTATGGACCTCAGCTCGTGGCTGCGGGGCGCGGCTTTCTGTCACGCATCGTGCCGGACCAGAGCGAGCATTTTCTGGACTTGGCGGGCGCGACCATCCGCGCGGTGGCTCAAGGTGTAATCGGTGTCGCGGTCATTCAAGCCTTGCTGGCCGGCATCGGCTTCAAGCTGGCCGGTATTGCCAGCGCGGGGCTTCTGGCGTTTGTGGTGCTGTTGCTGTCCATCGTGCAGATCGGCGGTACGATCGTGATCCTGCCAGTCATCATCTGGATTTGGACCGACAAGGAATTCTCCATCGCACTGCTGCTGACGTTGTTCCTTGTGGCCGTCGCCGTACTCGACAACGTCCTGAAGCCGCTTGTCATGGGGCGCGGGCTGACCACGCCGGCGCTCGTCATTCTGATCGGAGTGATCGGGGGTACTCTCTTCCACGGCATACTCGGTCTCTTCATCGGACCAATCATTCTATCTGTTGTCTGGGAGCTCACAGTGGCCTGGATCCGGACGGAAGGTGCTGCGCCGGTGCAACTGGCGGCCAAGCGTTGA
- a CDS encoding HdeD family acid-resistance protein, whose product MTSPEDLSRLQSAMSRTVKAHWKAFLFEGILLAVLGVAALILPPLASLAIAIFLGWMFLISGIGGLIATYWARSTPGFWWSLISAALAVLAGMLLLARPMQAVLTLTIVLGAYFLAEGVATIMYALEHRREPGGRWSWLLISGLVDIAISFMVITGLPSSAEWAIGILVGINLLFGGATLIGMALAARKSNS is encoded by the coding sequence ATGACATCGCCTGAGGATCTTTCCCGGCTGCAATCCGCCATGAGCCGGACGGTCAAGGCACATTGGAAGGCCTTCCTGTTCGAAGGGATCCTGCTTGCGGTGCTCGGCGTTGCCGCGCTGATCCTGCCGCCGCTCGCAAGCCTTGCGATTGCGATCTTCCTCGGCTGGATGTTCCTGATCAGCGGCATCGGCGGATTGATCGCGACGTATTGGGCGCGCAGCACGCCGGGCTTCTGGTGGTCGCTGATCTCGGCCGCGCTCGCCGTGCTCGCAGGCATGCTGCTGCTGGCCCGGCCGATGCAGGCCGTGCTGACGCTGACCATCGTGCTCGGCGCCTATTTCCTCGCCGAGGGCGTCGCCACCATCATGTACGCGCTGGAGCATCGCCGCGAGCCGGGCGGCCGCTGGTCGTGGCTCCTGATCTCGGGCCTCGTCGACATCGCGATCTCGTTCATGGTGATCACGGGATTGCCGAGCTCGGCGGAATGGGCGATCGGCATCCTCGTCGGCATCAACCTGCTGTTCGGCGGCGCCACGCTGATCGGCATGGCGCTGGCGGCACGCAAAAGCAACAGTTGA
- a CDS encoding peptidoglycan DD-metalloendopeptidase family protein, with the protein MVGKGFRFVSQLLASLSLLIASPLAADEFRSPSLTALRVDWRAALDQLRTEINAHPRAADDFIFAPRRSVPRYDPRTMPALVQLNAISSQFFTGIANSSVPVLLPFDAAAYFEARRNGAPATVALSRYQADFNSVDLFDAGPAGYSATFSFEPGAGDGMPSRVFARPVEVQITGSALVYDIADPSGGKGEPVKSLAALYPDLRKFIREGYVRYAFTRFGVAYVVSIQCLDSVAKPRRLACKEAYPVAERFVRALRVAGGQRMRPLTDVASNILDRPAVRSPDFSYRPSGDIIPNTGYRKQGGHPDVMAYAQIRFPLEKAPAFIHSQSYAKRDKMESTTAYPWRDNFCESRSFEVWQCGGGYGHQGEDIRAAECPPPGEGRQACDPKQRAVVAVRDARVIRASKDQAVTLQINSRTEHIRFRYMHMNPQALNADGLLNGRIVSEGERIGMVSNYLDHPAGTSMHLHFDVQVFTRDGWIWVSPYVTLVSAYERLIRARGREVGPEIAGTPQPVAHALPEDVLKPDFREGSGGEEN; encoded by the coding sequence GTGGTTGGGAAAGGTTTCCGCTTCGTCTCGCAACTTCTGGCGTCGCTTTCGCTCCTCATTGCCTCTCCGCTCGCTGCGGATGAGTTCCGCAGCCCCTCACTCACGGCGCTGCGCGTCGATTGGCGCGCGGCGCTCGACCAGCTCCGCACCGAAATCAATGCCCATCCCCGGGCCGCGGACGATTTCATCTTCGCGCCCCGTCGTTCGGTGCCGCGCTACGATCCGCGCACGATGCCGGCGCTGGTGCAGCTCAACGCGATCTCCTCGCAATTCTTCACCGGCATCGCCAACAGCTCCGTGCCCGTGCTGCTGCCGTTCGACGCAGCCGCTTATTTCGAAGCACGGCGCAATGGCGCGCCGGCGACCGTCGCGCTGTCGCGCTACCAGGCTGACTTCAATTCCGTCGACCTGTTCGATGCCGGCCCCGCCGGCTACAGCGCGACCTTCTCGTTCGAGCCTGGCGCGGGAGACGGCATGCCGAGCCGGGTGTTCGCAAGGCCGGTCGAGGTGCAGATCACGGGTTCGGCGCTCGTCTATGACATTGCCGATCCATCCGGCGGCAAGGGCGAGCCGGTCAAATCGCTCGCGGCGCTCTACCCGGACCTGCGCAAATTCATCCGGGAAGGCTATGTGCGCTACGCTTTCACCCGTTTCGGCGTCGCCTATGTGGTGTCGATCCAATGCCTCGACAGCGTCGCCAAGCCGCGGCGGCTTGCCTGCAAGGAGGCCTATCCGGTCGCCGAACGCTTCGTGAGGGCGCTGCGCGTGGCCGGCGGGCAACGCATGCGGCCGCTGACAGACGTTGCTTCCAACATTCTCGATCGTCCCGCGGTACGTTCCCCGGACTTCAGCTACCGGCCGAGCGGCGACATCATCCCGAACACCGGCTATCGCAAGCAGGGCGGCCATCCCGACGTGATGGCCTACGCACAGATCCGGTTTCCTCTCGAGAAGGCGCCCGCGTTCATACACTCGCAATCCTATGCCAAGCGCGACAAGATGGAGAGCACGACCGCTTACCCCTGGCGCGACAATTTCTGCGAATCCCGCAGTTTCGAGGTCTGGCAATGCGGCGGCGGTTATGGCCATCAGGGCGAGGACATCCGCGCGGCCGAGTGCCCACCGCCCGGTGAAGGCCGCCAAGCCTGTGATCCCAAGCAGCGCGCCGTCGTCGCCGTGCGCGATGCCAGGGTCATACGCGCTTCCAAGGACCAGGCCGTGACGCTGCAAATCAACAGCCGGACCGAGCACATCCGTTTCCGCTACATGCATATGAACCCGCAGGCGCTAAACGCCGATGGCCTGCTCAATGGCCGCATCGTATCGGAGGGCGAGAGGATCGGCATGGTCTCGAATTATCTCGACCATCCCGCCGGCACCTCGATGCACCTGCATTTCGACGTGCAAGTGTTTACCCGCGACGGCTGGATCTGGGTCAGTCCGTACGTCACGCTGGTCTCGGCGTACGAGCGCCTCATCCGCGCCCGCGGCCGCGAGGTCGGCCCGGAGATCGCCGGCACGCCGCAGCCCGTGGCGCATGCGCTGCCGGAGGACGTGCTCAAGCCGGACTTTCGCGAGGGATCGGGCGGCGAGGAGAATTGA
- the epmA gene encoding EF-P lysine aminoacylase EpmA, whose translation MAGDKPMSPFWSPSRHLDRRPFLQARGAITGALRGFFAEQGFVEVETSVLQVSPGNETHLHAPRTEIMRPDGSRVSRYLRTSPEFACKKLLAAGETRIFEFARVFRDRERGDLHLPEFTMLEWYRAGAPYDAIMADCVVLIARAAQATGIGAFAFRGRTADPFAEPELVTVAGAFEQLAGIDLLATISGGEGDRAALARAAAGKVRVAEDDTWSDIFSKVLVEHVEPHLGQGRLTILFEYPSPEAALARVKAGDPRVAERFEVYACGVELANGFGELTDAEEQRKRFTQSMAEKQRRYGEAYPLDEDFLAAVAAMPEASGVALGFDRLVMLASGASRIDQVVWTPPANETLSET comes from the coding sequence ATGGCTGGGGACAAGCCGATGTCGCCGTTCTGGTCCCCCTCGCGGCATCTCGACCGCCGGCCCTTCCTGCAGGCCAGGGGAGCCATCACCGGGGCTCTACGGGGATTTTTCGCCGAGCAGGGCTTCGTCGAGGTCGAAACCTCCGTTCTCCAGGTCTCCCCCGGCAATGAGACCCACCTGCACGCCCCCCGGACGGAGATCATGCGACCCGACGGCAGCCGTGTGAGTCGATATTTGCGGACGTCGCCGGAATTCGCCTGCAAGAAGCTGTTGGCGGCCGGGGAGACCCGGATTTTCGAGTTCGCCCGGGTGTTCCGTGACCGCGAGCGCGGCGACCTGCATTTGCCCGAATTCACCATGCTGGAATGGTACCGGGCAGGCGCCCCCTATGACGCCATCATGGCCGACTGCGTCGTCCTCATCGCCCGCGCGGCCCAGGCGACCGGTATCGGCGCCTTCGCCTTCCGCGGCAGGACCGCCGATCCCTTCGCCGAGCCTGAGCTTGTGACGGTAGCCGGCGCCTTCGAGCAGTTGGCGGGGATTGATCTGCTTGCGACCATTTCCGGGGGCGAGGGCGACCGCGCCGCGCTCGCCCGGGCGGCTGCCGGCAAGGTCCGCGTGGCCGAGGACGACACCTGGTCCGACATCTTCAGCAAGGTTCTGGTCGAGCATGTCGAGCCGCATCTGGGGCAGGGGCGTTTGACCATTCTGTTCGAATACCCATCTCCAGAGGCGGCACTGGCGCGCGTGAAGGCGGGCGATCCCCGCGTTGCCGAGCGGTTCGAGGTCTATGCCTGCGGTGTCGAACTCGCCAACGGCTTTGGCGAACTGACCGACGCCGAGGAGCAGCGCAAGCGCTTCACGCAATCCATGGCGGAGAAGCAGCGCCGCTACGGCGAAGCCTATCCGCTGGACGAGGACTTTCTGGCCGCGGTCGCGGCGATGCCGGAGGCGAGCGGGGTCGCGCTCGGCTTCGACCGGCTGGTAATGCTGGCGAGCGGCGCATCGCGAATTGATCAGGTAGTCTGGACGCCGCCCGCAAATGAAACGTTGAGCGAGACATGA
- a CDS encoding 3-deoxy-7-phosphoheptulonate synthase codes for MLSTTDDLRIRELKELSTPEEVMREVPRTLTATRVVMAARNAIHAILNGQDDRLLVVVGPCSVHDPKAALDYAERLASLREELDDQLEIVMRVYFEKPRTTVGWKGLINDPDLDGSFDINKGLRLARNVLSAVNNLGLPAGTEFLDMTTPQYIADLVSWAAIGARTTESQIHRELASGLSCPVGFKNGTDGNVRIAADAVKSASNPHHFMAVTKLGRSAIASTAGNEDCHIILRGGSTPNYDAASVAAACNDLAKASVAPLVMVDASHANSCKKPENQPLVTADIAGQISGGENRIMGVMVESNLVAGRQDVVTGKPLIYGQSITDGCIDWATTATVLKQLADAVEIRRNTKRAGLHERSA; via the coding sequence GTGCTGAGCACGACCGACGATCTTCGTATCCGCGAACTGAAAGAGCTGAGCACGCCCGAAGAGGTGATGCGGGAAGTCCCGCGCACGCTCACCGCGACGCGCGTGGTGATGGCCGCACGCAACGCCATCCATGCGATCCTCAATGGCCAGGACGACCGGCTTCTGGTCGTCGTCGGCCCCTGCTCGGTGCATGATCCCAAGGCTGCGCTCGACTACGCCGAGCGCCTCGCGAGCTTGCGCGAAGAGCTTGACGACCAACTCGAAATCGTGATGCGGGTCTATTTCGAGAAGCCGCGCACCACGGTCGGCTGGAAGGGCCTGATCAACGATCCTGATCTGGACGGCAGCTTCGACATCAACAAGGGCCTGCGGCTGGCGCGCAACGTGCTCTCGGCGGTGAATAATCTCGGCCTGCCCGCCGGCACCGAATTTCTCGACATGACGACGCCGCAATACATTGCGGACCTCGTGTCCTGGGCTGCGATCGGCGCGCGCACGACCGAAAGCCAGATTCATCGCGAGCTGGCCTCGGGGCTGTCCTGCCCGGTCGGGTTCAAGAACGGTACCGACGGCAACGTGCGCATCGCGGCGGACGCGGTGAAGTCGGCCTCGAATCCGCATCATTTCATGGCGGTGACCAAGCTCGGCCGCTCGGCGATCGCTTCAACCGCGGGCAACGAGGATTGTCACATCATCCTGCGCGGCGGCAGCACTCCGAATTACGATGCGGCAAGCGTCGCAGCGGCCTGCAACGATCTGGCGAAAGCGAGCGTCGCACCGCTCGTGATGGTCGATGCGAGCCACGCCAATTCGTGCAAGAAGCCGGAAAACCAGCCGCTCGTGACGGCCGACATCGCCGGGCAGATTTCCGGTGGCGAGAACCGCATCATGGGGGTGATGGTCGAGAGCAATCTCGTCGCCGGACGCCAGGACGTGGTGACGGGAAAGCCGCTCATCTATGGCCAGAGCATCACGGACGGATGCATCGACTGGGCGACCACGGCAACCGTGCTCAAGCAGCTCGCTGACGCGGTCGAGATCCGGCGCAACACCAAGCGCGCAGGGCTGCACGAGCGCTCCGCCTGA
- a CDS encoding pilus assembly protein PilZ, translated as MSVAEFLRQRAVQVTVSGSYSLPRWYDCEGKLRTFACRTSRVSPFRMMVDVPVVGKVGERVTSYFQDFGEFQCTISATLKLGFLMELEMTRARRAWMSEKLTWLEKKQKDASVQELRRDARFVPQVAHTFLTLADGSTHACFIIDVSTAGVAISCEYDPPVGTPLAVGACVGRVIRKFENGFAVKFAEKQSRDDVVRLIVRSPMLQSA; from the coding sequence ATGTCCGTCGCAGAGTTCCTCAGACAGCGTGCCGTGCAAGTCACCGTGAGCGGCAGCTACTCGCTGCCGCGCTGGTACGATTGCGAGGGTAAGCTCCGAACCTTCGCCTGCCGCACCAGCCGCGTGTCGCCGTTCCGGATGATGGTCGACGTTCCCGTGGTCGGAAAGGTCGGCGAGCGCGTGACCTCCTACTTCCAGGATTTCGGCGAATTCCAATGCACCATCAGCGCGACGCTGAAATTGGGCTTCCTGATGGAGCTCGAGATGACGCGGGCCCGGCGCGCCTGGATGTCGGAAAAGCTGACTTGGCTCGAGAAGAAGCAGAAGGACGCCAGCGTCCAGGAGCTGCGGCGTGACGCCCGCTTCGTTCCGCAGGTCGCGCACACCTTCCTGACGCTCGCCGACGGCAGCACCCATGCTTGCTTCATCATCGACGTCTCCACGGCCGGTGTCGCGATATCCTGCGAATACGATCCGCCAGTGGGAACTCCGCTTGCGGTCGGCGCTTGCGTCGGGCGCGTGATCCGCAAATTCGAAAACGGCTTTGCGGTCAAATTCGCGGAAAAGCAGTCGCGGGACGACGTCGTCCGGCTGATCGTCCGCTCGCCTATGCTGCAATCGGCCTGA
- the efp gene encoding elongation factor P gives MRVIASSIRKGNVIEQDGKLYVVVTAENIHPGKGTPVSQIEMRRISDGVKISERYKTTDQVEKATIEERNYTFLYEDGDGYHFMNPETYDQVQVSKDVIGDAAAYLQESMTVKLSLHGSNPVSIALPQRVTLEVVETEPVTKGQTASSSYKPAVLSNGVRTTVPPHIAVGTRIVVMTEDGSYSERAKD, from the coding sequence TTGAGAGTCATCGCCAGTTCTATTCGCAAGGGCAACGTGATCGAGCAAGACGGCAAGCTATATGTCGTCGTGACCGCCGAGAACATCCATCCCGGCAAGGGCACCCCGGTCAGCCAGATCGAAATGCGCCGAATCTCGGACGGGGTAAAGATCTCCGAGCGCTACAAGACCACCGACCAGGTCGAGAAAGCCACGATCGAAGAGCGCAACTACACCTTCCTGTATGAAGATGGTGACGGCTATCACTTCATGAACCCGGAGACCTATGACCAGGTCCAGGTGTCCAAGGACGTGATCGGCGATGCGGCGGCCTATCTCCAGGAGAGCATGACGGTCAAGCTGTCGCTGCACGGCTCCAATCCGGTATCGATCGCCCTGCCGCAGCGCGTGACGCTGGAAGTGGTCGAGACCGAGCCCGTGACCAAGGGCCAGACCGCCTCCTCGTCCTACAAGCCCGCTGTGCTCTCGAACGGCGTTCGCACCACGGTGCCGCCGCACATCGCCGTCGGCACCCGAATCGTCGTGATGACCGAAGACGGCTCCTACTCCGAGCGCGCCAAGGACTGA
- a CDS encoding outer membrane protein gives MMKRLLLTTIGLVALAMGPAMAADMAVKAPPPAPIIPIYNWTGFYIGGNGGWAQNHNCVDFLDAAGVAVASGCRDRSGGVIGGQLGYRWQASQWVFGLEAQGDWADLSNQRVSLFDPTLSTRAKTSAIGLFTGQIGYAWNASLFYVKGGAAVTDNRLSVLDTATGAELAAQSATRWGGVIGVGFEYGFTPNWSVGLEYDHLFMGHRNNSFTVADPRLAAFVNDRITQDVDMLTVRFNYRFGGANPVVARY, from the coding sequence ATGATGAAAAGACTTCTGCTGACAACAATTGGTTTGGTGGCGCTGGCCATGGGACCCGCCATGGCTGCCGATATGGCCGTGAAGGCGCCGCCACCGGCACCGATCATTCCGATCTACAATTGGACGGGGTTCTACATCGGCGGCAACGGTGGCTGGGCGCAGAACCACAACTGCGTCGATTTCCTTGACGCGGCTGGCGTCGCCGTCGCCTCCGGCTGCCGCGATCGATCCGGTGGCGTTATCGGTGGCCAGCTCGGTTATCGCTGGCAGGCCAGCCAGTGGGTGTTTGGTCTGGAGGCTCAGGGCGATTGGGCGGATCTCAGCAACCAGCGCGTCAGCCTGTTCGATCCGACGCTCTCCACGCGCGCCAAAACGAGCGCCATCGGCCTCTTCACCGGCCAAATCGGCTACGCCTGGAATGCGTCACTGTTCTACGTGAAGGGCGGCGCTGCGGTAACAGACAATCGTCTCAGCGTGCTTGATACTGCGACCGGCGCCGAGCTCGCGGCGCAAAGCGCAACCCGCTGGGGTGGTGTCATCGGTGTCGGATTCGAGTATGGCTTCACCCCGAACTGGTCGGTGGGTCTCGAATACGACCATCTGTTCATGGGGCACCGGAATAATTCGTTCACGGTCGCTGATCCGCGACTTGCTGCTTTCGTGAACGACCGGATCACCCAGGACGTGGATATGCTCACCGTGCGCTTCAATTACCGCTTCGGAGGGGCCAACCCGGTCGTCGCGAGGTACTGA
- a CDS encoding lysine-2,3-aminomutase-like protein, translating into MTKSNLARTLREPAELVAEQLAPATALPALDRVAARYAVAITPALVDLIDRSDPDDPIARQFVPTAAELEMQPGENADPIGDHPHSPVPGIVHRYPDRVLFKLVHVCAVYCRFCFRREMVGPGKENALSDGAYRAAIDYIRSHGDIWEVILTGGDPLMLSPRRMSEIMADLAGIDHVKIIRLHTRVPVAEPARISDEMVAALKAEGATTWVALHANHARELTRPARAACARLVDAGIPMVSQSVLLRGVNDNATALSDLMRAFVECRIKPYYLHHGDLAPGTAHLRTTLAEGQNLMRQLRGRVSGLCQPDYVIDIPGGAGKSPVGPNYVLPMQNTAPDARDADQETRYRIVDYCGDVHLYPPET; encoded by the coding sequence ATGACGAAGAGCAATCTTGCACGGACATTGCGCGAGCCGGCCGAACTTGTGGCCGAACAGCTGGCGCCTGCCACAGCGCTGCCGGCGCTCGATCGCGTTGCGGCACGCTATGCGGTTGCGATCACGCCGGCGCTGGTCGATCTGATCGACAGGTCCGATCCCGACGATCCCATCGCGCGGCAATTCGTTCCGACTGCCGCGGAGCTGGAGATGCAGCCGGGCGAGAACGCAGATCCGATCGGCGATCATCCACACTCGCCGGTTCCCGGGATCGTGCATCGCTATCCCGACCGCGTGCTGTTCAAGCTCGTCCACGTCTGCGCGGTCTATTGCCGCTTCTGCTTCCGCCGCGAGATGGTCGGCCCCGGCAAGGAGAACGCGCTCTCGGATGGCGCCTATCGCGCGGCGATTGACTACATCCGCTCGCACGGTGATATCTGGGAGGTGATCCTGACCGGGGGCGATCCCCTGATGCTGTCGCCGCGGCGGATGAGCGAGATCATGGCCGATCTGGCCGGCATCGATCACGTGAAGATCATTCGCCTTCACACTCGCGTGCCGGTGGCCGAGCCCGCGCGCATCAGCGACGAGATGGTCGCTGCCCTGAAGGCCGAAGGCGCCACCACCTGGGTAGCGCTGCATGCCAACCATGCGCGCGAACTGACGAGGCCGGCGCGTGCCGCCTGCGCGCGGCTGGTCGATGCCGGGATTCCCATGGTGAGCCAGTCCGTGCTTTTGCGCGGCGTCAATGACAACGCGACCGCCCTGTCGGATTTGATGAGAGCTTTCGTCGAATGCCGGATCAAGCCCTATTATCTGCATCACGGCGATCTCGCGCCCGGCACGGCGCATCTGCGAACGACACTCGCCGAGGGGCAGAATTTGATGCGGCAGCTGCGCGGACGGGTGTCGGGACTGTGTCAGCCCGACTACGTCATCGACATTCCCGGCGGCGCCGGCAAGTCGCCGGTGGGGCCGAATTACGTGTTGCCGATGCAAAATACCGCACCCGATGCGCGTGATGCAGATCAAGAAACGCGCTATCGTATCGTCGATTATTGTGGCGACGTTCACCTCTATCCGCCCGAGACCTGA
- a CDS encoding PrsW family glutamic-type intramembrane protease gives MYLIEALPTVIGTAAIAPALLMLWLVIAAEERPGPPAQVWTAFLLGAASISLLGLARAPFAKMVAAPDNPWAALAMHSIFGVALPEEAVKVIAIVLVASTKRRTFANPMDSVVYGAAVGLGFAAYENLAYLVQHAEMWRSLAALRSVLTVPFHGALGIIAGAYLTIARAGTALGANRHHRDWARLSSRLLIFAGPLALHSAFDFPLLTLQRMPDLDPTLRMWLGGASLLIGFSSIAFAIRLVRRVARHHAPRTDVARERLSQLRRMWALLLAGGGVGFLGLAFVLTSIHHWLINPERNLTLALIPIGLVSILLGLALLIVTTAIYVLGRNRIRTSGEGFSSAHGGG, from the coding sequence ATGTACCTGATCGAAGCGTTACCCACCGTCATCGGAACGGCCGCCATCGCCCCGGCGCTGCTGATGCTGTGGCTTGTCATTGCCGCCGAGGAACGCCCGGGACCGCCGGCCCAGGTCTGGACCGCGTTCCTGCTCGGCGCGGCCAGCATTTCGCTGCTGGGCTTGGCCCGCGCCCCTTTCGCCAAGATGGTCGCGGCCCCGGATAACCCGTGGGCGGCGCTGGCCATGCATTCGATCTTCGGCGTCGCGCTGCCGGAGGAAGCGGTCAAGGTGATCGCCATCGTGCTGGTCGCCTCGACCAAGCGGCGGACCTTCGCCAATCCGATGGACAGCGTGGTCTATGGCGCCGCGGTCGGCCTCGGCTTCGCCGCCTACGAGAACCTCGCCTATCTCGTCCAGCATGCCGAGATGTGGCGTTCGCTGGCCGCCTTGCGCAGCGTGCTGACGGTGCCGTTCCACGGCGCGCTCGGCATCATCGCCGGCGCCTATCTAACCATCGCGCGCGCTGGCACGGCGCTGGGTGCGAACCGCCATCATCGCGACTGGGCCCGTCTCTCCAGCCGCCTGCTGATCTTCGCAGGCCCGCTCGCCTTGCATTCGGCCTTCGACTTCCCCCTGCTCACACTCCAGCGCATGCCGGATCTCGATCCGACGCTGCGGATGTGGTTGGGCGGCGCGAGCCTGCTGATCGGCTTCAGCTCGATCGCCTTCGCCATCCGACTGGTACGGCGCGTCGCGCGCCATCACGCCCCCCGGACCGACGTCGCGCGGGAGCGCCTCAGCCAGCTCCGCCGGATGTGGGCGCTGCTGCTTGCCGGTGGCGGCGTCGGCTTTCTCGGTCTTGCCTTCGTGTTGACCTCGATCCATCACTGGCTCATCAATCCCGAGCGCAATCTGACGCTGGCCCTGATCCCGATCGGCCTGGTCTCGATCCTGCTCGGCCTCGCACTTCTGATCGTCACGACCGCGATCTATGTTCTCGGCCGCAACCGCATCCGCACCAGCGGCGAAGGTTTTTCGTCGGCGCACGGCGGCGGCTGA